From Microbacterium pseudoresistens, the proteins below share one genomic window:
- a CDS encoding carbon-nitrogen hydrolase family protein → MALTVSVCQFAPSADREANRARMADLIAAGAARGAKLVVLPEYSSYFVDPMDASLAENAERLDGEFVEALTRSAGAHEVLVIAGFVEGTDDGRRVRNTLVAVDASGVRAVYRKQHLYDAFGQTESTWIEAGDLDAPQVVELDGFTIGMLTCYDLRFPEVARTLVDAGADVIVVPSEWVRGPLKEHHWQTLLAARAIENTAYVLAADHPTPIGVGHSAVLDPQGVTLAAVGTAEGIAIAELDRAAIARTREVNPAVRLRRYRVTPR, encoded by the coding sequence ATGGCTCTCACTGTCTCCGTCTGTCAGTTCGCTCCGAGCGCGGACCGCGAGGCGAATCGCGCGCGCATGGCCGACTTGATCGCCGCCGGCGCGGCGCGAGGAGCGAAGCTCGTCGTCCTCCCGGAGTATTCCAGCTACTTCGTCGACCCGATGGATGCGTCGCTGGCGGAGAACGCCGAGCGTCTCGACGGCGAGTTCGTGGAGGCGCTGACACGCTCGGCCGGCGCCCACGAGGTACTCGTCATCGCCGGGTTCGTGGAGGGCACGGATGACGGCCGCCGTGTGCGCAACACGCTCGTCGCCGTGGACGCCTCCGGGGTTCGCGCCGTGTACCGCAAACAGCACCTGTACGACGCGTTCGGGCAGACGGAATCGACCTGGATCGAGGCCGGCGACCTCGATGCGCCGCAGGTGGTCGAACTCGACGGCTTCACGATCGGGATGTTGACCTGCTACGACCTGCGCTTTCCCGAGGTCGCTCGCACCCTCGTCGACGCGGGGGCCGACGTGATCGTCGTGCCGTCCGAATGGGTGCGCGGGCCGCTCAAGGAGCACCACTGGCAGACCCTGCTCGCCGCGCGCGCGATCGAGAACACGGCCTACGTGCTCGCGGCCGATCACCCGACACCCATCGGAGTGGGGCACTCCGCCGTGCTCGACCCGCAAGGGGTGACGCTCGCCGCGGTCGGGACGGCGGAGGGGATCGCGATCGCAGAGTTGGACCGCGCGGCGATCGCGCGCACGCGCGAGGTCAACCCCGCGGTGCGGCTGCGCCGCTACCGGGTGACTCCTCGCTGA
- a CDS encoding aminotransferase class I/II-fold pyridoxal phosphate-dependent enzyme: protein MGFVSGAWRRTAAGAGLLGADGVVMPTIFAEMSALAARTGAINLGQGFPDDDPPRVMVDAARAAIADGLNQYPPGRGVPDLLAAIAEHQRRFHGLEIDPEREVIVTAGATEAIAATLLALVDSPDDEVVVFEPFYDSYAAVVALAGAQLRTVPLRRPDFQPDPEELAAAVTDRTRVILVNDPHNPTGTVFSAEVRAEIVRLAERHDAVILTDEVYEHLVFDGAHVPIATMPGAAERTLTISSAGKTFSVTGWKVGWIHGPAELITAVLTVKQFLTYVNAGPLQPAVAAGLRIEDAFFTDACERLAAKHTQLREGLEAAGFAVTPPQGGYFTVADAASLGGSDADAFCRALPEQCGVAAIPISAFVTAPHRADYAGLVRFAACKKPEVIAEAAIRLAALHS, encoded by the coding sequence ATGGGATTCGTCAGCGGAGCGTGGCGCCGCACGGCCGCCGGCGCGGGTCTTCTCGGCGCCGACGGGGTCGTCATGCCGACGATCTTCGCGGAGATGTCGGCGCTGGCGGCGCGCACCGGAGCGATCAACCTCGGCCAGGGCTTTCCCGACGACGACCCGCCCCGCGTGATGGTCGACGCCGCCCGGGCCGCGATCGCGGACGGGCTCAACCAGTATCCGCCCGGACGCGGCGTGCCCGATCTCCTCGCGGCCATCGCCGAGCATCAGCGCCGCTTCCACGGGCTGGAGATCGATCCGGAGCGCGAGGTGATCGTCACCGCCGGGGCCACCGAGGCGATCGCCGCGACGTTGCTGGCGCTCGTGGACTCCCCCGACGACGAGGTCGTCGTCTTCGAGCCGTTCTACGACTCCTATGCGGCTGTGGTCGCCCTCGCCGGTGCCCAACTGCGCACGGTGCCGCTGCGGCGGCCTGATTTCCAACCCGATCCGGAGGAGCTCGCGGCGGCGGTCACCGACCGCACGCGGGTGATCCTCGTGAACGATCCGCACAACCCCACAGGCACCGTGTTCTCCGCCGAGGTGCGCGCCGAGATCGTGCGCCTCGCCGAGCGCCATGACGCCGTGATCCTCACCGATGAGGTGTACGAGCACCTGGTGTTCGACGGCGCGCACGTGCCGATCGCCACGATGCCCGGCGCCGCCGAGCGCACTCTCACGATCTCGTCAGCGGGCAAGACGTTCTCGGTGACCGGATGGAAGGTCGGCTGGATCCACGGTCCGGCCGAGCTCATCACCGCGGTGCTCACGGTCAAGCAGTTCCTCACCTACGTCAACGCCGGGCCGCTCCAGCCCGCGGTCGCCGCCGGGCTCCGGATCGAGGATGCGTTCTTCACCGATGCCTGCGAGCGCCTCGCCGCCAAGCACACGCAGCTGCGCGAGGGGCTGGAGGCGGCCGGATTCGCGGTGACGCCGCCACAGGGCGGCTACTTCACCGTCGCCGATGCGGCATCTCTCGGCGGTTCCGACGCCGACGCGTTCTGCCGCGCTCTTCCGGAACAGTGCGGGGTCGCGGCGATTCCGATCTCTGCGTTCGTCACCGCACCTCATCGCGCCGACTATGCGGGACTCGTGCGCTTCGCGGCATGCAAGAAGCCGGAGGTGATCGCCGAGGCGGCGATTCGACTGGCCGCTCTCCACAGCTGA
- a CDS encoding aldo/keto reductase, with the protein MSIRFPHGPVVPEIGIGTWFVGDDPRRRDDEIAAIRAGLDAGLRVVDTAEMYGSGRSEELVGEAIAGRRDDVFLVSKVLPSNADAAGVRRAVEASLGRLGTDRLDLYLLHWRGGVPFEETVAAFERLVDDGSILAWGVSNLDPDEMAELPDGAVTDQVLYNPTRRGPEVDLLPWLREHGIPTMAYSPLEQSRVLDDVVLAGLASDLGITVAQLVLAWVVREGDVLAIPKAASVEHAQQNAAARELRLPDDVLAAIDARFPAPTRPVPLEML; encoded by the coding sequence GTGAGCATCCGTTTTCCCCATGGCCCCGTCGTGCCCGAGATCGGCATCGGCACCTGGTTCGTCGGTGATGACCCGCGCCGCCGCGACGACGAGATCGCCGCGATCCGGGCGGGACTCGACGCGGGTCTGCGCGTGGTCGACACGGCGGAGATGTACGGTTCGGGCCGCTCGGAGGAGCTCGTCGGCGAGGCGATCGCGGGGCGCCGAGATGACGTGTTCCTGGTGAGCAAGGTGCTGCCGTCGAACGCCGATGCCGCCGGTGTGCGCAGGGCCGTCGAGGCGAGCCTGGGACGACTCGGCACAGACCGGCTCGATCTGTACCTGCTGCACTGGCGCGGCGGCGTGCCGTTCGAGGAGACGGTCGCCGCGTTCGAGCGGCTCGTCGACGACGGATCGATCCTCGCGTGGGGCGTGAGCAATCTCGACCCCGACGAGATGGCCGAGCTTCCCGACGGCGCCGTCACCGATCAGGTGCTCTACAACCCGACGCGTCGCGGGCCGGAGGTCGATCTGCTCCCCTGGCTGCGTGAGCACGGCATTCCGACGATGGCGTACTCACCGCTGGAGCAGTCACGCGTGCTCGATGATGTCGTGCTGGCGGGTCTCGCATCGGATCTCGGGATCACGGTGGCTCAGCTCGTGCTCGCCTGGGTCGTCCGCGAGGGCGATGTGCTCGCGATCCCCAAGGCCGCATCGGTGGAGCATGCGCAGCAGAACGCCGCAGCGCGCGAGCTCCGCCTTCCCGACGACGTTCTTGCCGCGATCGATGCGCGCTTCCCCGCACCGACACGACCGGTGCCGCTGGAGATGCTCTAG